A single region of the Alphaproteobacteria bacterium genome encodes:
- the parE gene encoding DNA topoisomerase IV subunit B, giving the protein MSDLFETGGKGRGKSYSAKDIEVLEGLEPVRRRPAMYIGGTGDDGLHHLAAEVIDNAMDEVVAGAANRIEIELHGDGSLTVRDNGRGIPVDPHPKFKNKSALEVILTTLHSGGKFSNKAYETSGGLHGVGVSVVNALSDSLTVEVARDKKLWQQHYVRGKPKGKLTGKPVANRRGSSVTFHPDPEIFGDLVFRPARLYRLARSKAYLFRGVDIRWKCDPSLLGTSEVPAEAVFHFPGGLVDALAEEIGARETVTPTPFTGEAAFNGAGRVEWAVAWPDDGQMFVSTYCNTVPTPQGGTHESGMRSALIRSLKAYGAMVKRRGAAQFTTEDVSGGAAIIVSLFMSEPQFQGQTKEKLVSVEAAKLVENAVKDHFDHWLTGNADAANELLDYVSERAEERQRKRQEKDVSRQSAKRKLRLPGKLSDCSAGQADGTEIFLVEGDSAGGSAKQARDRRLQAVLPLRGKILNVASAGAGKIQENQEIANIVQALGCGTGDKYNEAALRYDRVIIMTDADVDGAHIASLLMTFFFRAMPRLIHDGHLYLAQPPLYRLAQGGKVFYARDDAHREELQKTEFAGRGKTDISRFKGLGEMPSAQLRETTMDPAKRTLLRVTVAENERRGTDKFVENLMGRKPENRLAFIQEHAADAAVLDV; this is encoded by the coding sequence ATGAGCGATCTTTTTGAAACCGGCGGCAAGGGCCGCGGCAAATCCTACTCGGCCAAGGATATCGAGGTCCTCGAGGGGCTCGAACCGGTGCGCCGACGCCCCGCGATGTACATTGGCGGCACTGGTGACGACGGCCTGCATCACTTGGCGGCGGAAGTTATCGACAACGCCATGGACGAGGTGGTGGCGGGCGCCGCAAACCGGATCGAGATCGAACTCCACGGCGACGGGTCGCTGACGGTGCGCGACAACGGGCGCGGGATACCGGTCGATCCCCATCCCAAGTTCAAGAACAAATCGGCCCTCGAGGTGATTCTGACGACGCTCCATTCAGGCGGCAAGTTCAGCAACAAGGCCTATGAGACGTCGGGCGGGCTACACGGTGTCGGTGTGTCGGTGGTGAACGCGCTGTCGGATAGCCTCACCGTCGAGGTCGCGCGCGACAAGAAGCTGTGGCAGCAGCACTACGTGCGGGGCAAACCGAAGGGTAAGCTGACCGGCAAGCCGGTCGCCAATCGGCGCGGCAGTTCGGTGACCTTTCACCCGGACCCTGAAATCTTCGGCGACCTGGTCTTTCGCCCGGCGCGGCTTTACAGGTTGGCGCGCTCGAAAGCCTATTTGTTCCGCGGCGTGGATATTCGCTGGAAGTGCGACCCATCGTTGCTGGGCACGTCCGAGGTGCCCGCCGAAGCCGTGTTCCATTTTCCGGGCGGCTTGGTCGACGCGTTGGCCGAGGAGATCGGCGCGCGGGAAACGGTCACGCCCACGCCGTTTACCGGCGAAGCCGCGTTTAACGGCGCGGGGCGCGTCGAATGGGCGGTCGCGTGGCCCGACGACGGCCAGATGTTTGTCAGCACCTACTGCAACACCGTGCCGACACCCCAGGGCGGCACCCATGAAAGCGGGATGCGCAGCGCGCTGATCCGTAGCCTCAAGGCCTACGGCGCGATGGTGAAGCGGCGCGGCGCAGCGCAGTTCACCACCGAAGACGTCAGCGGCGGCGCGGCGATCATCGTTTCGCTGTTCATGTCCGAACCGCAATTCCAAGGACAGACCAAAGAAAAACTGGTCAGCGTCGAAGCCGCCAAGCTGGTCGAAAACGCGGTCAAGGACCACTTCGACCATTGGCTCACCGGCAACGCCGACGCCGCCAACGAACTTCTGGATTACGTGAGCGAGCGGGCCGAGGAACGTCAACGAAAGCGCCAGGAAAAAGACGTGTCGCGCCAAAGCGCGAAGCGCAAATTACGCCTCCCCGGCAAACTTTCGGACTGCTCGGCGGGGCAAGCCGACGGCACCGAAATCTTCTTGGTCGAGGGTGATTCGGCGGGCGGTTCGGCCAAGCAAGCGCGGGACCGGCGTTTGCAGGCGGTGCTGCCGTTGCGCGGGAAAATCCTCAATGTCGCCAGCGCTGGGGCCGGTAAGATCCAAGAGAATCAAGAGATCGCGAATATCGTCCAGGCCTTGGGCTGCGGCACCGGCGACAAATACAACGAAGCCGCGTTGCGCTACGACCGGGTCATTATCATGACCGATGCCGACGTCGACGGCGCGCACATCGCTTCGTTGCTGATGACGTTCTTTTTCCGCGCGATGCCGCGGCTCATCCACGACGGGCATTTGTATCTAGCGCAGCCGCCCCTGTATCGTTTGGCGCAAGGCGGTAAGGTTTTCTATGCACGCGACGATGCCCACCGCGAGGAATTGCAGAAAACCGAATTTGCCGGGCGCGGCAAGACCGACATCAGCCGATTCAAGGGGTTGGGCGAGATGCCCTCGGCGCAACTGCGCGAGACGACGATGGACCCGGCGAAGCGTACCTTGCTTCGGGTGACGGTGGCGGAAAACGAACGGCGCGGCACCGATAAGTTTGTCGAGAATTTGATGGGGCGCAAACCGGAAAACCGATTGGCCTTTATACAAGAACACGCGGCCGACGCGGCCGTCTTGGATGTATGA
- a CDS encoding mechanosensitive ion channel has product MNGEIEVIVKQVIEIVSTYGLSVVGAIVILLVGLWLSARVASLVKRALSRSGRVDATIVVFTASLTRYALVAVTLIAVLNQFGVQTTSLVAVLGAATLAIGLALQGTLANVAAGVMLLIFRPFRVGDYVEVGGIGGTVKAVTLFLTEMVTPDNIEIVVPNGQVWGAVIKNYNHNPTRRCDINVGISYDDNIGDARAAVLECVAADPRGLKDPAPVVVPLGFGDSSVDLQVRAWVKTEDFWAFRFDLTQKIKEKFDERGITIPYPIRTIVQQSK; this is encoded by the coding sequence ATGAACGGTGAGATCGAAGTAATCGTCAAACAGGTGATCGAAATCGTGTCGACCTACGGTCTGTCGGTGGTCGGTGCCATTGTCATCCTCCTGGTCGGTCTGTGGCTCTCCGCCCGCGTCGCCTCTCTGGTAAAGCGCGCGCTGTCGCGCAGCGGACGGGTCGATGCGACGATCGTCGTGTTCACCGCCAGTTTGACGCGATACGCCCTCGTCGCCGTCACCCTCATCGCCGTCCTCAACCAGTTCGGCGTCCAGACGACGAGCCTTGTCGCCGTCTTGGGTGCGGCAACCCTGGCCATCGGTCTTGCGCTCCAAGGCACGTTGGCGAACGTCGCGGCTGGGGTGATGCTGCTCATCTTTCGCCCGTTTCGCGTCGGCGATTACGTCGAAGTCGGCGGGATCGGCGGGACGGTCAAGGCAGTAACCTTGTTCCTGACAGAGATGGTCACCCCCGACAACATCGAAATCGTCGTGCCCAACGGACAGGTCTGGGGCGCGGTGATCAAGAACTACAATCATAATCCGACCCGGCGGTGCGACATCAATGTCGGGATCAGCTACGACGACAATATCGGCGATGCCCGCGCCGCCGTTCTGGAATGCGTCGCCGCCGACCCGCGTGGGCTCAAGGATCCGGCGCCGGTCGTCGTGCCACTTGGGTTTGGTGACAGTTCGGTCGATCTGCAGGTTCGTGCTTGGGTGAAGACCGAAGATTTCTGGGCTTTTCGGTTCGATTTGACCCAAAAGATCAAGGAGAAATTCGACGAGCGCGGGATTACAATTCCCTATCCGATCCGGACCATCGTTCAGCAGTCGAAATAG
- a CDS encoding dihydroxy-acid dehydratase gives MTNPDIVLIDRHPGRSSQSIGLAREMGTDPALIHEPSVGVVGTKGDSQCYLGVTAKVEAIHMALKGRIGTGPGQLKFRLVQPEYTIATSDGIRNGTPEMRYSLIGREVTHDALCEHFSATGLAGAIAVVACDKPPVGTLAAMLEHNLPSIIMSDGPIHPGTDPETGEKLDIVSAFQVAGDPDSDYRHHIACHACPGFGSCGGMFTYNTMQTFIGVLGMQPLDMVAPPSDDPRRLTEFPAELVRLLAQLIEKDLKPRDIVGRDSLRNATIVAMAIGGSTNAILHAPEIARAAGFADFWKEIMTPEEFNHLSQHVVPVLTDARPYGKYSMVDIDRAGGVQIIVRELLDAGLLNGDVLTCTGETLSEQVARLGAKEADGAVIHPVKEPYKPTGGLRMLGGNLSPEFSAILKLAGVEGGLENNVFRGKARVFEGQQALLDMLDRAPENFENNDMIIVRYEGPSGAPGMPEMLDPTSRITTLCRERGIVIALMTDARFSGGSVGLVIGHVGPEAALGGPIAFVEDGDEIVVDLNSNEINCSALGDPAIVKARKATWDKAVAGNGGFHPNCGAADTRLLHRARHMAVPAIRGAGLHPNREVWVRNPREPLQTGFTPRNKFRPGTDKRF, from the coding sequence ATGACCAATCCGGACATCGTACTGATCGACCGTCACCCTGGCCGCTCGTCGCAGAGCATCGGCCTTGCCCGCGAGATGGGTACCGATCCGGCACTCATCCACGAGCCTTCCGTTGGCGTCGTCGGGACCAAAGGCGACAGCCAATGCTATCTGGGTGTCACGGCCAAGGTCGAAGCGATCCACATGGCCCTCAAGGGTCGCATCGGTACCGGCCCAGGCCAGCTCAAGTTCCGCCTCGTGCAGCCTGAGTACACGATCGCGACATCAGACGGCATTCGCAACGGTACGCCGGAGATGCGCTACTCGCTAATAGGGCGCGAGGTAACCCACGATGCGCTATGCGAACACTTTAGCGCCACCGGTCTAGCCGGCGCGATTGCCGTGGTCGCCTGCGACAAACCGCCCGTCGGCACTCTTGCTGCCATGCTGGAGCATAACTTGCCCAGTATCATCATGTCGGACGGCCCGATCCATCCCGGCACAGACCCCGAAACGGGGGAGAAGCTCGATATCGTCAGCGCTTTTCAAGTTGCTGGCGATCCCGATTCCGATTACCGCCACCACATTGCCTGCCATGCCTGTCCGGGTTTCGGAAGCTGTGGCGGCATGTTTACCTACAACACCATGCAGACGTTTATTGGCGTGCTCGGCATGCAGCCGTTGGACATGGTGGCGCCACCTTCGGACGATCCCCGTCGTTTGACTGAGTTCCCTGCCGAACTGGTCAGGCTGCTTGCCCAGTTGATCGAGAAAGACCTCAAACCCCGCGATATCGTTGGGCGCGATTCTCTGCGAAACGCCACGATCGTCGCCATGGCCATCGGCGGTTCGACCAACGCGATCTTGCATGCGCCCGAGATAGCCCGGGCCGCTGGCTTCGCGGATTTTTGGAAGGAGATCATGACGCCGGAGGAATTCAACCATCTCTCGCAGCACGTTGTGCCCGTGCTCACCGACGCACGGCCCTATGGCAAGTATTCGATGGTCGATATAGACCGGGCTGGTGGCGTACAGATTATTGTGCGCGAGTTGCTGGACGCCGGCCTGCTCAACGGCGACGTGCTCACCTGCACTGGCGAAACGCTGAGCGAACAGGTGGCGCGCTTAGGCGCGAAGGAGGCCGACGGTGCTGTTATCCATCCCGTCAAGGAGCCCTATAAGCCAACGGGTGGCCTGCGCATGCTCGGCGGCAACCTTTCGCCGGAGTTCTCTGCGATCCTGAAGCTTGCCGGCGTCGAGGGGGGGCTCGAGAACAACGTGTTCCGCGGCAAGGCGCGCGTCTTCGAAGGTCAGCAGGCGCTCCTCGATATGCTGGACCGGGCACCGGAGAACTTCGAGAACAACGACATGATCATCGTGCGCTATGAGGGGCCAAGCGGGGCGCCGGGCATGCCGGAAATGCTCGACCCCACCTCCCGCATCACCACCCTGTGCCGCGAGCGCGGCATCGTTATCGCCTTGATGACGGACGCGCGCTTCTCCGGTGGCTCGGTGGGCCTCGTCATTGGCCACGTGGGACCCGAAGCGGCGCTCGGTGGGCCTATTGCGTTTGTCGAGGACGGCGACGAGATCGTGGTGGATCTGAACAGTAACGAAATCAACTGTTCCGCGCTTGGCGATCCCGCAATTGTTAAGGCACGCAAAGCCACGTGGGACAAAGCGGTCGCCGGAAACGGCGGTTTTCATCCAAACTGCGGTGCTGCCGATACACGTTTGCTACACCGTGCAAGGCACATGGCCGTTCCAGCGATACGTGGCGCGGGCCTGCACCCAAACCGTGAAGTATGGGTACGCAACCCGCGTGAGCCCCTCCAAACCGGCTTCACGCCGCGCAATAAATTCCGTCCTGGAACGGATAAGAGGTTTTAG
- a CDS encoding alpha/beta fold hydrolase has product MTDLVLIPGLLCNRELWAHQIAHLAHLATVSVADVTQDDSIAAMAIRLLDKAPARFALAGLSMGGYVAQEVVRQAPDRVVRLALFDTSARPDTDDQRDRRRGLIDLSRRGQFKGVTPRLLPLLIHPDRLDDTLLVGRIAAMAEDVGQAGFVRQQTAIMGRIDGRPLLPHIACPTLVVGGEDDLITPPEVVREIADLIPGAACHLLPHCGHLATMEEPERVTGLMESWLSAG; this is encoded by the coding sequence ATGACCGATCTCGTCCTGATCCCCGGACTCTTGTGCAACCGGGAATTGTGGGCCCATCAAATCGCACACTTGGCCCATCTCGCCACCGTCTCGGTGGCCGACGTGACCCAGGACGATTCGATCGCCGCGATGGCGATACGTCTCCTGGACAAGGCCCCCGCACGGTTTGCCTTGGCCGGTCTGTCGATGGGCGGCTATGTCGCCCAGGAGGTCGTGCGGCAAGCGCCGGACAGGGTCGTGCGCCTGGCGCTCTTCGATACCTCGGCCCGGCCCGACACCGACGATCAGCGCGACCGCAGGCGCGGACTGATCGACCTGTCGCGGCGCGGTCAATTCAAAGGCGTCACCCCGAGGCTCCTGCCGTTGCTGATTCACCCCGATCGGCTCGACGACACTCTGTTGGTCGGGCGGATCGCCGCCATGGCCGAAGACGTGGGGCAGGCGGGGTTCGTGCGTCAGCAAACCGCGATCATGGGACGGATCGACGGCCGCCCGTTGTTGCCGCATATCGCGTGTCCGACCCTTGTCGTCGGCGGTGAGGACGATCTCATCACCCCGCCCGAAGTCGTCCGCGAAATCGCCGACCTCATTCCCGGCGCGGCCTGTCACCTGCTGCCCCACTGCGGTCATTTAGCGACCATGGAAGAGCCCGAGCGAGTCACCGGCTTGATGGAAAGTTGGCTATCCGCCGGGTGA
- a CDS encoding DEAD/DEAH box helicase, with product MGFAELGLSDEALRAVADAGYNQPTPIQEQAIPIVLQGRDVLGTAQTGTGKTASFTLPMIDILAAGRAKARMPRSLILEPTRELAAQVQENFKVYGKYHKLTVALLIGGVRMEEQVRLIDRGVDVLIATPGRLLDHAEHGGLLLGGIKVLVIDEADRMLDMGFIPDVEKIVKLAPPLRQTLLFSATMPKEIRRLADRFLQNPKSVSVAPPASPAETVDQMLIYVDAADKREALRSLLKQHEVPSALIFCNRKRDIGVLTRSLKSHGYDALELHGDMSQPARTETLEKFRRGEFTILVCSDVAARGLDIQGLPYVFLYDVPTHAEDYVHRIGRTGRAGMVGRAITLATHEEAKYVGQVETLIGRAIPMGSLPGLEQGQPDEDQKRGRKSRSGRGRSGKRDAPAEKTAPTAAAAEPTKDAAEDAPKPRSRRRRSRSDAAPKSEAAAAAPRESSQPQETSAKPAARQSEQREPRHPRRDRQDRQDRDDKAVVGLGDHVPAFLMAGIPAANVDNADGGDGDGDEKKPRRRRKTS from the coding sequence ATGGGTTTTGCGGAACTCGGGCTTAGCGACGAAGCCCTTCGGGCTGTCGCGGACGCCGGCTACAATCAACCCACTCCGATCCAGGAACAGGCGATCCCAATCGTCCTGCAAGGTCGCGACGTGTTGGGTACGGCACAGACCGGGACCGGGAAGACCGCCTCGTTCACATTGCCGATGATCGATATCCTGGCCGCGGGCCGCGCCAAGGCGCGGATGCCGCGGTCGCTCATCTTGGAACCGACCCGCGAATTGGCCGCGCAGGTTCAGGAAAACTTCAAGGTTTACGGCAAGTATCACAAACTGACCGTCGCGTTGCTGATCGGCGGCGTGCGGATGGAAGAACAGGTCCGCCTGATCGATCGCGGCGTCGACGTGTTGATTGCAACCCCCGGCCGGTTGCTCGATCACGCCGAGCACGGCGGTTTGCTGCTGGGCGGGATCAAGGTTCTGGTTATCGACGAAGCCGACCGGATGCTCGACATGGGCTTCATCCCCGATGTCGAAAAGATCGTGAAACTGGCCCCGCCGCTGCGCCAGACCCTGTTGTTTTCGGCGACCATGCCGAAGGAGATTCGCAGGCTGGCCGACCGGTTCTTGCAAAACCCCAAGTCGGTTTCGGTCGCCCCGCCCGCCTCGCCCGCGGAAACGGTCGACCAAATGTTAATCTACGTCGATGCCGCCGATAAGCGTGAGGCGCTGCGGTCGTTGTTGAAGCAACACGAGGTGCCGAGCGCCCTCATTTTTTGTAATCGCAAACGCGATATCGGTGTGCTCACGCGGTCACTCAAGAGCCACGGTTACGACGCCCTCGAACTGCACGGAGACATGTCGCAGCCGGCGCGGACCGAAACGCTGGAGAAATTCCGCCGCGGTGAATTCACCATTTTGGTGTGCAGCGACGTCGCCGCGCGCGGGTTAGATATCCAGGGGCTGCCCTACGTGTTTCTGTACGACGTGCCGACCCACGCCGAAGATTACGTGCACCGGATCGGCCGCACCGGTCGCGCCGGCATGGTCGGGCGCGCGATCACGCTGGCAACCCACGAAGAAGCTAAATATGTCGGCCAGGTCGAGACGCTGATCGGGCGCGCGATCCCGATGGGCAGCTTGCCCGGATTGGAGCAAGGCCAACCCGACGAAGATCAAAAGCGAGGCCGCAAGAGCCGCAGCGGTCGTGGGCGATCGGGCAAACGCGATGCGCCGGCCGAGAAAACCGCCCCAACGGCAGCGGCGGCGGAGCCCACCAAAGATGCCGCCGAGGACGCACCCAAACCGCGTAGCAGACGACGGCGCAGCCGCTCGGACGCCGCACCGAAAAGCGAAGCGGCCGCAGCGGCGCCGCGGGAATCTTCCCAACCGCAAGAAACATCGGCGAAACCCGCCGCACGGCAGTCCGAGCAGCGCGAACCGCGTCACCCCCGCCGCGACCGTCAAGACCGTCAAGACCGCGACGACAAAGCGGTTGTCGGACTTGGTGACCACGTCCCCGCCTTCTTGATGGCTGGGATCCCGGCTGCGAACGTTGACAATGCCGATGGCGGCGACGGCGACGGCGACGAGAAAAAGCCGCGTCGGCGTAGAAAAACGAGCTAA
- a CDS encoding MAPEG family protein encodes MMEIHTSPIYIGILTLMMMVLGARVSFLRNKFKVSLGTGDKPELQRAVRVFGNMAEWIPMILIALVVSEMLGAPQWLIHVVGIALIVGRLATLPGIRPDQTNAARAVAAMLTLLSALVTGGYLVYVSVA; translated from the coding sequence ATGATGGAAATTCACACTTCGCCGATCTACATCGGCATCCTGACCCTCATGATGATGGTGCTTGGCGCGCGCGTTTCGTTCCTGCGCAACAAATTCAAGGTGTCTTTGGGGACCGGCGACAAACCGGAACTGCAACGGGCCGTCCGGGTGTTCGGCAACATGGCCGAATGGATCCCGATGATCTTGATCGCCTTGGTGGTTTCCGAAATGTTGGGCGCGCCGCAATGGCTCATCCACGTTGTTGGGATTGCCTTGATCGTCGGTCGCCTCGCAACGCTGCCCGGCATTCGCCCCGATCAAACCAACGCCGCCCGCGCGGTCGCCGCGATGCTGACCCTGCTCAGCGCATTGGTCACCGGGGGCTACCTGGTTTACGTCTCGGTCGCTTAG
- a CDS encoding enoyl-CoA hydratase-related protein: MAADGHTESEILVGGPDDGVLTLTLNRPQVKNAFSNTLLGRLRTLLDDAAQDDTVRCVLITGGPEVFAAGSDISQLQNRPMYGGIADERFGNWDAMERFPKPVVAAVNGYALGGGCELAMLADIIIAGDTAKFGLPELRLGLFPGLGGTQRFIRQVGKSVAMKVILAAEFIDAAEAHRLGLAAEVVPAAETIARATALATKIAAMPPLAARVAKETILQAYETHLDAGLAYERKSNLSLYPSADKAEGIAAFLEKRKPNWQGK; this comes from the coding sequence ATGGCGGCAGACGGGCACACCGAGAGTGAAATTTTGGTCGGCGGACCGGATGACGGGGTGCTGACCCTGACGCTCAACCGGCCCCAGGTGAAGAACGCGTTTTCAAATACGTTGCTCGGCCGGTTGCGGACCTTGCTCGACGACGCGGCCCAGGACGATACGGTGCGCTGCGTCTTGATCACCGGCGGCCCCGAGGTCTTTGCCGCCGGATCCGACATCAGCCAACTGCAAAACCGTCCCATGTACGGCGGGATTGCCGACGAACGGTTCGGCAATTGGGATGCCATGGAACGCTTCCCCAAACCGGTCGTCGCGGCGGTGAACGGCTATGCGCTGGGCGGCGGCTGCGAGCTCGCGATGCTGGCCGACATCATTATTGCCGGCGACACGGCGAAATTCGGCTTACCGGAATTGCGGTTAGGCCTGTTTCCGGGTCTTGGCGGGACTCAACGCTTCATCCGGCAGGTCGGCAAATCCGTCGCAATGAAGGTGATTCTGGCGGCGGAATTCATCGACGCCGCCGAGGCCCACCGGCTCGGCCTCGCCGCCGAAGTGGTGCCAGCCGCCGAAACGATCGCGCGGGCGACCGCGCTGGCGACCAAGATAGCCGCGATGCCGCCGCTTGCCGCGCGGGTCGCCAAGGAAACCATCCTGCAAGCCTACGAAACCCATCTTGACGCGGGTCTAGCGTACGAGCGCAAATCCAACCTGTCGCTCTACCCCAGTGCCGACAAGGCCGAGGGGATCGCCGCGTTCCTGGAAAAACGTAAACCCAACTGGCAAGGCAAATAG
- a CDS encoding acyl-CoA thioesterase, producing the protein MEPQRPSREPAIRAMAMPGDANANGDIFGGWVLSQMDLAGGALSAQVVGGRTATVAIEAMTFHKPVFIGDLVSCYAEVVKTGRTSITIKIDTFAMRRFGGEEVKVTEGIFIYVAIDDAGKPRPIGPS; encoded by the coding sequence ATGGAACCTCAAAGACCGAGTCGCGAGCCGGCGATCCGCGCCATGGCGATGCCGGGCGATGCAAATGCCAACGGCGATATCTTTGGCGGCTGGGTGCTCTCGCAAATGGACTTGGCCGGCGGCGCTTTGAGCGCCCAGGTCGTCGGCGGCCGTACCGCGACCGTCGCGATCGAGGCCATGACCTTCCATAAACCGGTCTTCATCGGCGATCTTGTCAGTTGCTATGCCGAGGTTGTCAAAACCGGCCGCACCTCGATCACCATTAAGATCGACACCTTCGCCATGCGCCGTTTCGGCGGCGAGGAGGTTAAGGTCACCGAGGGTATCTTCATTTACGTGGCGATCGACGACGCGGGCAAGCCGCGTCCCATAGGACCGTCCTAA
- a CDS encoding pentapeptide repeat-containing protein, which produces MQAATQQVKTNTPPRRPEVTRRAALPDLIKSHLRWLKEPTNGARADLSRMDLAGLDLSGINLSGAVMVAVDCRGAKFRGANLTNADLFAADLTDADLSSAIMRNTSLRGAKLSGARLDHADLTEADLRGGTVMGADGMRLGSETTDISDCQLDFATLARARMSGAQLRHTSLFGAKLNGAQLNGANLDETNFGNADLTGANLSGARASKASFRNANLRTANLKGISATESHFEGADFEGSQMEESNLVDCWLEKAKVRINPNNLPPYLRRVFTEHEQWVLTGGKKGQRGTLNAENLGYLDLSTRDLSGIVLKGCNLEGADLSRAILLFANLTKAVLTNADLSGAALSGASLAGADLCLADLSGALLTPIPVRGVDGNETGRVRKTDLRHAKLKDAVLDGLDLTQCVTVS; this is translated from the coding sequence ATGCAGGCCGCGACACAACAGGTTAAAACAAATACGCCACCCCGTCGGCCCGAGGTCACTCGGCGGGCCGCCCTGCCCGATCTGATCAAAAGCCACCTGCGCTGGTTGAAGGAACCGACCAACGGTGCGCGGGCCGATCTTTCGCGCATGGATCTGGCGGGCCTGGACCTTTCAGGGATCAATCTATCGGGCGCCGTGATGGTCGCCGTCGATTGCCGCGGCGCCAAATTCCGCGGCGCCAACTTGACCAATGCCGATCTTTTCGCCGCGGACCTGACCGACGCCGACCTATCCTCGGCCATTATGCGCAATACCAGCCTGCGCGGCGCCAAGCTGTCGGGGGCTCGGCTGGACCATGCCGATCTTACCGAAGCGGACCTGCGCGGCGGCACGGTGATGGGTGCGGACGGGATGCGCCTGGGCAGCGAGACCACCGATATCAGCGACTGCCAACTCGATTTCGCCACCCTGGCGCGGGCGCGCATGTCGGGCGCGCAACTGCGCCATACCAGTCTGTTCGGCGCCAAACTGAACGGCGCGCAACTCAACGGCGCGAATCTCGACGAGACCAACTTCGGCAATGCCGATCTGACGGGCGCAAATCTCTCCGGCGCACGCGCCAGTAAGGCCTCCTTTCGCAACGCCAACCTGCGTACGGCAAACCTCAAGGGGATCAGCGCCACCGAGTCGCATTTTGAAGGTGCCGATTTCGAAGGCTCGCAGATGGAGGAATCCAACCTGGTGGACTGCTGGCTCGAGAAAGCCAAAGTGCGGATCAACCCCAACAACCTGCCGCCCTATTTGCGACGCGTCTTCACCGAGCACGAGCAATGGGTGCTGACCGGGGGAAAGAAGGGCCAGCGCGGCACGCTCAACGCCGAGAACCTCGGCTACTTGGATCTCTCAACGCGGGACCTTAGCGGGATCGTGCTGAAGGGCTGCAACCTTGAGGGTGCCGACCTTTCCCGCGCGATCCTCCTGTTCGCCAACCTAACGAAAGCTGTGCTGACCAACGCAGACTTAAGCGGTGCCGCGCTGTCGGGCGCGTCGCTGGCCGGGGCCGACTTGTGCTTGGCCGACCTAAGCGGCGCGTTGCTGACACCAATCCCTGTACGCGGCGTCGATGGCAATGAAACCGGCCGCGTCCGGAAGACCGACCTGCGCCATGCCAAACTGAAGGACGCAGTACTTGACGGTCTTGATTTGACGCAGTGCGTGACCGTTTCGTGA